From the genome of Thermoflexus hugenholtzii, one region includes:
- a CDS encoding alcohol dehydrogenase catalytic domain-containing protein yields MWAVYLNRGLEIRRDYPIPSPPPGEARIRVKLAGICNTDLELMRGYLNFRGVPGHEFVGVVEEAPDHPEWVGKRVVGEINAACGVCPTCRAGRPTHCPNRTTLGISGRDGAFAEYLLLPVVNLHEVPPEIPDEAAVFVEPLAAALEIPEQIHIHPTDRVVVLGDGKLGNLVAQVLQLTGCDLLVVGRNPNKLALLARRGIPVAHVEDAGELSADVVVECTGSPEGFHLARRWVRPRGTLVLKSTYHGTVETNLTMVAVDEVAVIGSRCGPFEPALRLLRQGLVDVQPLIHARYPLQEADKAFEHAARKGVLKVLLEVSL; encoded by the coding sequence ATGTGGGCCGTCTACCTGAACCGTGGCCTGGAGATCCGGCGGGACTATCCCATCCCTTCCCCGCCGCCCGGGGAGGCGCGGATCCGGGTGAAGCTGGCCGGCATCTGCAACACCGACCTGGAGCTGATGCGGGGTTATCTGAACTTCCGCGGCGTGCCCGGCCATGAGTTCGTCGGCGTCGTCGAAGAGGCCCCGGATCATCCGGAGTGGGTGGGGAAGCGGGTGGTGGGTGAGATCAACGCCGCCTGCGGCGTCTGCCCCACGTGCCGCGCCGGACGGCCCACCCACTGCCCGAACCGGACGACCCTGGGCATCTCCGGGCGGGATGGGGCCTTCGCGGAGTATCTCCTCCTGCCGGTGGTGAACCTGCACGAGGTGCCCCCCGAGATCCCGGATGAAGCCGCCGTGTTCGTCGAGCCCCTGGCCGCCGCCCTGGAGATCCCCGAGCAGATCCACATCCACCCCACGGATCGGGTGGTGGTGCTGGGCGACGGCAAGCTGGGCAACCTCGTCGCCCAGGTCCTGCAGCTCACCGGCTGCGACCTGCTCGTCGTGGGCCGGAACCCGAACAAGCTGGCGCTGCTGGCCCGACGCGGGATCCCGGTGGCCCACGTGGAGGACGCAGGCGAGCTCTCCGCCGATGTGGTGGTGGAATGCACCGGCTCCCCCGAAGGCTTTCATCTGGCCCGCCGCTGGGTGCGCCCCCGGGGGACTCTGGTGCTGAAGAGCACCTATCACGGCACCGTCGAAACCAACCTCACCATGGTTGCTGTGGACGAGGTGGCGGTGATCGGATCCCGTTGCGGTCCTTTCGAGCCGGCCCTCCGGCTCCTGCGCCAGGGGCTGGTGGACGTCCAGCCGCTGATCCACGCCCGTTACCCCCTGCAGGAGGCCGACAAGGCCTTCGAGCACGCCGCCCGCAAGGGAGTGCTGAAGGTCCTGCTGGAAGTTTCCCTATGA
- a CDS encoding M28 family metallopeptidase translates to MSSTMEHVAALSVTIGPRGSTTEAERAAADYAAEVFRALGLTPCVEPFVSATSAWRPYAIATGGMLLMVPLFFLGGRWIAALGTFLLILCTVLELTFTPNPLRLLVPKGRSQNVYAILPPAGPVRQRVILCGHLDTHRTPWAFSSPRALALYRTLVTLGLPGAAGMGVLFGIGAWTGDPRWGWPALLPALLLAAVFAMAVQADLTPYTHGANDNATGAGMVLALAERLRREPLRHTEVWALCTGCEEVGAYGAAAFVRRHRDLGRPIFIVLDTVGGPGSGPCVLVQETMLVPLRSDPELLALAEEVARSCPELGAYRWPNFRGAYTDGAPAVRAGWRVLTLVNLRPDGVLPHWHQPSDVYENVDPGVVARTEAFVWQLLQAIDRQAIARG, encoded by the coding sequence ATGTCCTCCACGATGGAGCATGTGGCGGCCCTGAGCGTGACCATCGGGCCGCGGGGGAGCACCACGGAGGCCGAGCGGGCGGCGGCGGATTACGCAGCGGAGGTCTTCCGGGCGCTGGGCCTCACCCCTTGTGTGGAGCCCTTCGTCAGCGCGACCTCCGCCTGGCGGCCTTACGCCATCGCCACAGGCGGGATGCTGCTCATGGTCCCCCTGTTCTTCCTGGGCGGGCGATGGATCGCCGCCCTCGGGACGTTTCTGCTCATCCTCTGCACCGTCCTGGAACTGACCTTCACCCCGAACCCCCTTCGCCTGCTGGTTCCGAAGGGGAGGAGCCAGAACGTCTACGCCATCCTCCCGCCCGCTGGGCCCGTCCGCCAGCGGGTGATCCTGTGTGGCCATCTGGACACCCATCGCACGCCCTGGGCTTTCTCCTCGCCGCGGGCCCTGGCCCTCTACCGGACGCTGGTGACCCTGGGGTTGCCCGGGGCGGCCGGGATGGGCGTGCTGTTCGGGATCGGAGCCTGGACCGGGGATCCCCGGTGGGGGTGGCCGGCGCTGCTGCCAGCCCTCCTGCTCGCGGCGGTCTTCGCCATGGCGGTGCAGGCGGATCTCACGCCCTACACGCATGGGGCCAACGACAACGCCACCGGGGCGGGGATGGTGCTCGCGCTGGCGGAACGGCTTCGTCGGGAGCCCTTGCGCCACACGGAGGTCTGGGCCCTCTGCACGGGATGTGAGGAGGTGGGAGCCTATGGGGCCGCGGCCTTCGTCCGCCGCCATCGCGACCTGGGCCGCCCGATCTTCATCGTGCTGGATACCGTGGGCGGGCCCGGGAGCGGGCCGTGCGTCCTGGTTCAGGAGACTATGCTGGTTCCCCTTCGCAGCGATCCGGAGTTGCTGGCCCTGGCGGAGGAGGTGGCCCGGTCGTGCCCGGAGCTGGGCGCCTATCGATGGCCGAACTTTCGGGGGGCCTACACGGACGGCGCCCCGGCCGTCCGGGCCGGGTGGCGGGTGCTCACCCTGGTGAACCTGCGGCCGGATGGGGTGCTCCCCCACTGGCACCAGCCTTCGGACGTGTATGAGAACGTGGATCCGGGGGTGGTAGCCCGCACCGAGGCCTTCGTCTGGCAGCTGCTGCAGGCCATCGACCGGCAGGCCATCGCGCGTGGATAA
- a CDS encoding cyclic nucleotide-binding/CBS domain-containing protein — MERKPKPYTVAEIMTSPVVTVPPDMPVEEALHLMVQKGISSVVVEPEGPHGTWGIMTKRDILKKVVAADRPLKGLKVRDLMSAPLITVSPDTTIRQCSIIMLDANIRRAVVMQDGRPVGIVSDTDIFQAVEERGWGPD; from the coding sequence ATGGAGCGGAAGCCCAAGCCGTATACGGTGGCCGAGATCATGACCTCGCCGGTGGTGACCGTCCCGCCGGATATGCCGGTGGAGGAGGCGCTGCACCTGATGGTGCAGAAGGGGATCTCCAGCGTGGTGGTGGAGCCGGAGGGGCCCCATGGGACCTGGGGGATCATGACCAAGCGGGACATCCTCAAGAAGGTGGTGGCTGCGGACCGGCCGTTGAAGGGCCTGAAGGTCCGCGACCTGATGAGCGCGCCTCTCATCACCGTCTCCCCGGACACCACGATCCGCCAGTGCTCGATCATCATGCTGGACGCCAACATCCGGCGGGCGGTGGTGATGCAGGACGGCCGGCCCGTCGGCATCGTGAGCGACACGGACATCTTCCAGGCCGTGGAGGAACGAGGGTGGGGTCCGGATTGA
- the pgeF gene encoding peptidoglycan editing factor PgeF — protein sequence MTRWEAIRNGSILFYRFADPPWGEIPHGFLTRRGGVSAPPFASLNLSHSVGDDPAAVAENLRRAFAAAGLRPEETVTAWLVHGNRVLVVDARYGGAALEGVDGLITAERGLALFMRFADCIPVLLADPDLPAVGLVHVGWRGLAAGILESALEAFERHLGRGPSALHAALGPGIGGCCYAVGPEVIEALSPRLGPALLLRRRNGTWHLDLPEAVRLHLRRLGVPAVITAGICTACHTGLWFSHRAEHGRTGRFGVWIRNP from the coding sequence ATGACGCGCTGGGAAGCGATCCGCAACGGATCGATCCTTTTCTATCGGTTCGCGGATCCCCCGTGGGGGGAGATCCCCCACGGTTTTCTGACGCGCCGGGGCGGGGTCAGCGCGCCGCCTTTCGCTTCCCTGAACCTCAGCCACTCGGTGGGCGATGATCCCGCCGCCGTGGCGGAGAACCTCAGACGGGCCTTCGCCGCGGCCGGCCTGCGACCCGAAGAGACCGTCACCGCCTGGCTGGTCCACGGGAACCGGGTCCTCGTCGTGGACGCCCGGTATGGTGGAGCGGCCCTCGAAGGCGTGGACGGGTTGATCACGGCGGAGCGGGGGCTCGCCCTGTTCATGCGGTTCGCCGATTGCATCCCGGTTCTGCTCGCCGATCCGGATCTCCCGGCGGTGGGCCTGGTGCATGTGGGCTGGCGAGGCCTCGCGGCCGGCATCCTGGAGTCCGCCCTGGAGGCCTTCGAGCGGCATCTGGGCCGCGGACCCTCGGCCCTCCACGCCGCCCTGGGTCCCGGCATCGGGGGCTGCTGCTACGCTGTCGGCCCTGAGGTCATCGAGGCCCTGAGCCCCCGGCTGGGCCCTGCCCTCCTGTTGCGCCGCCGGAACGGCACCTGGCACCTGGATCTTCCGGAGGCGGTCCGCCTTCATCTGCGACGCCTGGGCGTGCCCGCCGTGATCACCGCCGGGATCTGCACCGCGTGCCACACCGGGCTCTGGTTCTCCCACCGTGCGGAACACGGAAGGACGGGACGCTTTGGGGTCTGGATCCGAAACCCCTAA
- the rsmH gene encoding 16S rRNA (cytosine(1402)-N(4))-methyltransferase RsmH: MHIPVLLREVLEGLQVRPGGVYIDATVGGGGHAAAILERSAPDGRLLGIDRDPEVLERARERLRPFGERAVLVHGSYAELRRIAVRYDFLEVDGILFDLGLSSWQLSDPHRGFSFQIEGPLDMRYDPGHGIPAAEIVNRWPEKQLAEVIRRYGEERFARRIARAIVRNRPIRTTTELAELIARVVGRGREDQHPATRTFLALRIAVNEELQALEQALPQAVSLLRPGGRLAVIAFHSLEDRIVKTFFQRESRDCLCPPQVPVCTCGHRATLRLVTRKPIRPSEEEVQINPRARSARLRIAERLEDPTRIVRGVP, encoded by the coding sequence ATGCACATCCCGGTTCTGTTGCGCGAGGTGCTGGAGGGATTGCAGGTCCGCCCGGGCGGCGTCTACATCGATGCCACCGTGGGCGGCGGAGGACACGCCGCAGCCATCCTGGAGCGCTCCGCGCCGGATGGCCGCCTGCTGGGGATCGATCGGGACCCGGAGGTGCTGGAGCGGGCGCGGGAGCGCCTGCGCCCCTTCGGCGAACGCGCGGTCCTGGTCCACGGCTCTTACGCGGAGCTGCGGCGGATCGCGGTGCGCTATGACTTCCTGGAGGTCGACGGGATCCTGTTCGACCTGGGGCTCTCGTCGTGGCAGCTCTCGGATCCCCATCGGGGGTTCAGCTTTCAGATCGAGGGTCCCCTGGACATGCGCTACGACCCGGGCCATGGGATCCCGGCGGCGGAGATCGTGAACCGGTGGCCGGAGAAGCAGCTGGCGGAGGTGATCCGGCGCTATGGGGAGGAGCGCTTCGCCCGGCGCATCGCCCGGGCCATCGTGCGAAACCGGCCCATCCGCACCACCACGGAGCTGGCGGAGCTGATCGCGCGGGTGGTCGGGCGCGGACGGGAGGATCAGCATCCGGCGACGCGGACGTTCCTGGCCCTGCGGATCGCCGTCAACGAGGAGCTGCAGGCGCTGGAGCAGGCCCTCCCCCAGGCGGTCTCCCTGCTCCGGCCCGGAGGGCGCCTGGCGGTGATCGCCTTCCATTCCCTGGAGGATCGCATCGTGAAGACGTTCTTTCAGCGCGAATCCCGGGATTGCCTCTGCCCGCCGCAGGTCCCGGTTTGCACGTGCGGGCATCGGGCCACCCTGCGCCTGGTGACCCGCAAGCCCATCCGTCCATCCGAGGAGGAGGTCCAGATCAACCCGCGGGCGCGCAGCGCGCGCCTGCGCATCGCCGAGCGACTGGAAGATCCCACACGAATCGTTCGCGGTGTGCCTTGA
- the mraZ gene encoding division/cell wall cluster transcriptional repressor MraZ: MGTRGRRKAEAERPVASPGETPMFLGEYRHGIDAKGRMFLPARYRPFFAAGAVLTRGLEPCLYLFTLPEWHRVAERIRQLPLTAPEAREWRRFFFGGAFDVVPDEQGRILIPASLRAYAGLEGQAVIVGVHTYLEIWSPSAWQEILERFQNGRIPPEHWIGLQV; this comes from the coding sequence GTGGGGACGAGAGGGCGGCGCAAGGCGGAAGCGGAGCGGCCGGTGGCTTCCCCGGGGGAGACCCCGATGTTCCTGGGGGAATACCGGCATGGGATCGACGCGAAGGGACGGATGTTTCTCCCGGCGCGCTATCGCCCCTTTTTTGCGGCGGGGGCGGTGCTGACCCGGGGCCTGGAGCCCTGCCTGTATCTGTTCACGCTCCCGGAGTGGCACCGCGTCGCGGAGCGAATCCGCCAGCTGCCCCTGACCGCCCCCGAGGCGCGGGAGTGGCGCCGTTTCTTCTTCGGAGGGGCTTTCGATGTGGTCCCCGACGAGCAGGGCCGCATCCTCATCCCGGCCTCCCTCCGGGCCTACGCCGGCCTGGAAGGTCAGGCGGTCATCGTCGGGGTTCATACCTACCTGGAGATCTGGTCCCCGTCCGCGTGGCAGGAGATCCTGGAGCGCTTTCAGAACGGCCGCATCCCGCCCGAGCACTGGATCGGGTTGCAGGTGTAG
- a CDS encoding DNA repair helicase XPB encodes MALRPEFPLTIQADRTVWLETRHPGYEPARDALARFADLERSAGPIHVYRITPLSIWNAAALGLTAAEILEDLERFSGGQVPEGLREDIRTWMARYGRLRLEMGNGRLWLVADDPALLAWVRAQSVVAPFLAPSGEAEADRVAVEPRARGALKQALLYLGYPVEDMAGYVEGARLDLRLRSTSRTTGEPFRLRPYQEEAVEAFLRAGSGVILLPCGAGKTIVGLGVMARLRTATLIIATSTVAARQWITEILDKTDLSPDQVGEYTGHRKQIRPVTVATYQILTHRPHRDFEEDLLRQFPHFRLFSALDWGLIIYDEVHLLPAPVFRITAQLQARRRLGLTATLVREDGLEREVFALIGPKRYEAPWRELEARGWIAAAECHEIRVPMAPEDRLRYVAAAEKERYRLAATNPAKEPVIRQLLARHEEDTVLIIGQYLDQLERIARAIHAPLITGRTPVTERERLFDQLRRGEIRRLVVSRVGNFAIDLPDANVLIQVSGTFGSRQEEAQRLGRILRPKRNGILAHFYTLVTRDTVDQDYAARRQLFLVEQGYRYEILEAEELSHYHPAVVDVAAWPRALPPQMSAGNGSSPDGSGSSA; translated from the coding sequence ATGGCGCTCCGGCCGGAGTTCCCTCTGACGATCCAGGCCGACCGGACGGTCTGGCTGGAGACCCGGCATCCCGGGTATGAGCCGGCCCGGGACGCCCTGGCCCGTTTCGCCGACCTGGAGCGGAGCGCCGGGCCGATCCACGTCTACCGCATCACCCCCCTTTCGATCTGGAACGCCGCCGCCCTGGGCCTCACCGCTGCGGAGATCCTGGAGGACCTCGAACGCTTCAGCGGCGGCCAGGTCCCCGAGGGCTTGCGGGAGGACATCCGGACCTGGATGGCCCGCTACGGCCGGCTCCGCCTGGAGATGGGAAACGGGCGGCTCTGGCTGGTGGCCGACGATCCCGCCTTGCTGGCCTGGGTGCGGGCCCAATCCGTGGTGGCCCCCTTCCTGGCCCCCTCCGGGGAGGCGGAGGCGGACCGGGTGGCGGTGGAGCCCCGGGCCCGCGGCGCCCTCAAGCAGGCCCTCCTCTACCTGGGCTATCCGGTGGAGGATATGGCCGGATACGTGGAGGGCGCCCGCCTGGACCTCCGGTTGCGGTCCACGTCCCGGACCACCGGCGAGCCCTTCCGCCTGCGCCCCTATCAGGAGGAGGCCGTGGAGGCTTTCCTCCGGGCCGGCAGCGGGGTGATCCTGCTCCCCTGCGGGGCGGGCAAAACCATCGTGGGCCTGGGGGTCATGGCCCGGCTGCGCACCGCCACCCTGATCATCGCCACCAGCACGGTGGCCGCCCGCCAGTGGATCACAGAGATCCTGGACAAAACGGATTTGAGCCCCGATCAGGTCGGGGAATACACCGGCCATCGCAAGCAGATCCGTCCGGTCACGGTGGCGACTTACCAGATCCTCACCCATCGCCCCCATCGGGATTTCGAAGAGGACCTCCTCCGCCAGTTCCCGCATTTCCGCCTCTTCAGCGCCCTGGACTGGGGGTTGATCATCTACGATGAGGTGCATCTCCTGCCGGCCCCGGTCTTCCGCATCACCGCCCAGCTCCAGGCCCGTCGGCGCCTGGGTCTGACGGCCACCCTGGTGCGGGAGGATGGGCTGGAGCGGGAGGTGTTCGCCCTCATCGGCCCCAAGCGCTACGAGGCCCCCTGGCGGGAGCTGGAGGCCCGGGGCTGGATCGCTGCGGCCGAGTGCCACGAGATCCGCGTCCCGATGGCCCCGGAGGATCGCCTGCGATATGTGGCCGCGGCGGAAAAGGAGCGCTACCGCCTGGCGGCCACCAACCCGGCCAAGGAGCCGGTGATCCGCCAGCTCCTCGCCCGGCACGAGGAGGACACCGTCCTCATCATCGGGCAGTATCTGGATCAGCTGGAGCGCATCGCCCGCGCCATCCACGCCCCCCTGATCACCGGTCGGACGCCGGTGACGGAGCGGGAGCGGCTCTTCGATCAGCTCCGCCGCGGGGAGATCCGCCGCCTGGTGGTCTCCCGCGTGGGCAATTTCGCCATCGACCTCCCCGACGCCAACGTGCTGATCCAGGTCTCCGGCACCTTCGGCTCGCGCCAGGAGGAAGCCCAGCGATTGGGACGGATCCTGCGGCCCAAGCGGAATGGGATCCTGGCCCACTTCTACACCCTGGTCACCCGCGACACGGTGGATCAGGACTACGCCGCCCGGCGCCAGCTGTTCTTGGTCGAACAGGGGTATCGCTACGAGATCCTGGAGGCCGAGGAGCTCTCGCATTACCACCCGGCCGTGGTCGATGTCGCCGCCTGGCCTCGGGCCCTCCCCCCGCAGATGTCCGCCGGGAACGGATCCTCCCCCGATGGATCTGGATCGTCTGCTTGA
- a CDS encoding metallophosphoesterase, with the protein MGSGSETPKGTPSPAPIRETAPVPVRRRRFRPGTEESPFHRFMVFLDRLERLPWGLVGLWTLALSGGVGLAWEEVYRSWMAGAVAAGLFLAFAAGDAAMLIGLPRRGYSFGPPKPPFLAFSLFRLFLSLSPLPLHPSPWAASLALIGHLAFTGNLLNALYREPFRLTLTELVIASPKLQGMPPLRILHLTDLHLERLTRREQEVLRWAEQLDPDLIVFTGDLLNLSYVRDPIAQAQCSRFLEALQAPLGVYLVTGTPLVDPPEVVRRILFGFTHITWLDDQIARFGQLAHAGPQICLIGLTCTHDPEEDGRRLRELMRQVPPQAVTVLLYHSPDLFPEASALGIDLYLCGHTHGGQIRLPGIGALVTASIYGKRYEMGLYRRGGTTMYVSRGLGMEGLGMPRMRLMCPPELVLIHLQGDEA; encoded by the coding sequence TTGGGGTCTGGATCCGAAACCCCTAAGGGAACCCCTTCCCCCGCGCCGATCCGCGAGACCGCCCCGGTCCCGGTCCGGCGCCGCCGGTTCCGTCCCGGGACGGAGGAGAGCCCCTTTCATCGATTCATGGTTTTCCTGGACCGACTGGAGCGCCTGCCGTGGGGCCTCGTGGGCCTCTGGACGCTGGCCCTAAGCGGCGGGGTGGGGCTGGCGTGGGAGGAGGTCTATCGCTCCTGGATGGCCGGCGCGGTAGCCGCCGGGCTCTTCCTGGCCTTCGCCGCCGGCGACGCGGCGATGCTGATCGGCCTCCCCCGCCGGGGCTATTCCTTCGGCCCTCCCAAGCCGCCCTTCCTGGCCTTCAGCCTGTTCCGTCTCTTCCTGAGCCTGAGCCCGCTCCCGTTGCACCCCTCCCCCTGGGCGGCCAGCCTGGCCCTCATCGGCCACCTGGCCTTCACCGGCAACCTGCTGAACGCCCTGTATCGGGAGCCCTTCCGCCTCACCCTGACGGAGCTGGTCATCGCTTCCCCCAAGCTCCAGGGGATGCCCCCGCTGCGCATCCTTCACCTCACCGATCTCCACCTGGAGCGTCTGACGCGGCGGGAGCAGGAGGTGCTCCGCTGGGCGGAGCAGCTGGATCCCGATCTCATCGTCTTCACGGGTGATCTCCTGAACCTGAGCTACGTCCGCGATCCCATCGCCCAGGCGCAGTGCAGCCGCTTCCTGGAGGCCCTGCAGGCCCCGCTGGGGGTTTACCTGGTGACGGGCACGCCGCTGGTGGACCCGCCGGAGGTCGTGCGGCGGATCCTGTTCGGCTTCACCCACATCACCTGGCTGGACGATCAGATCGCCCGGTTCGGCCAGCTGGCCCATGCGGGCCCCCAGATCTGCCTGATCGGCCTCACCTGCACCCACGACCCGGAGGAGGATGGCCGGCGCCTGCGGGAGCTGATGCGCCAGGTTCCCCCTCAGGCCGTAACCGTCCTGCTCTATCACTCCCCGGATCTTTTCCCGGAGGCCAGCGCCCTGGGGATCGACCTTTACCTGTGCGGCCACACCCATGGGGGTCAGATCCGCCTCCCGGGGATCGGCGCGCTGGTCACGGCCTCCATCTACGGCAAGCGCTACGAGATGGGGCTGTATCGGCGTGGGGGAACCACCATGTATGTGAGCCGGGGGTTGGGGATGGAGGGCCTGGGGATGCCCCGCATGCGCTTGATGTGCCCTCCCGAGCTCGTGCTGATCCACCTCCAGGGGGATGAGGCGTGA
- a CDS encoding DUF402 domain-containing protein, with product MGSGLRAGLPRPIRVRRLTADGRLRVVYAGRLVQATPEVLVVEALWERPSLDLGYVLLEPQDRFVEYFFPGRWFVIYEIHHHRDDRLKGWYCDIVYPPRVTEGEIEIRDLALDVFVTPTGEVRVLDEEEFEALRLPERDPSAYAAARSALRDLLRMVERRDPPFSILPWAAA from the coding sequence GTGGGGTCCGGATTGAGGGCCGGGCTTCCACGGCCCATTCGGGTGCGGCGGCTGACGGCGGACGGCCGGTTGCGCGTCGTCTATGCCGGGCGCCTGGTTCAGGCCACGCCGGAGGTCCTGGTGGTGGAGGCCCTCTGGGAGCGCCCTTCGCTGGATCTGGGATATGTCCTCCTGGAGCCTCAGGATCGGTTCGTGGAGTATTTCTTCCCGGGCCGCTGGTTCGTGATCTATGAGATCCACCATCATCGGGACGATCGGCTGAAGGGCTGGTATTGCGACATCGTCTATCCGCCGCGGGTTACGGAAGGGGAGATCGAGATCCGGGATCTGGCCCTGGACGTCTTCGTCACGCCGACGGGGGAGGTGCGGGTGCTGGATGAGGAGGAGTTCGAAGCGCTCCGGCTGCCGGAGCGCGACCCCTCCGCCTACGCGGCGGCCCGTTCGGCCCTCCGGGATCTGCTGAGGATGGTGGAGCGGCGAGATCCCCCTTTCAGCATCTTGCCCTGGGCGGCGGCTTGA
- a CDS encoding aldehyde ferredoxin oxidoreductase family protein has translation MGYGYAGRILHVDLSEGRLWVETPPESFYRTYMGGSAMGLYYILREMPPGIDPFDPRNVLTLFLSPLTGAPISGQSRLMANAKSPLTGAIGDSQSGGFFPAELKYAGFDGIVIRGRAPRPVYLWIHDGEAELRDASHLWGRITGEAERMLQEELGDDQIEVAQIGPAGERLVRFAAIMNMSNRANGRTGMGAVMGSKNLKAIVVRGRRKVTVADPKTLAELAQWGARHIEDNPDVQGLALYGTASVVAWQQMAGTLPTYNYNAGQFEGFEKITGERMAETILKERDTCYACVVRCKRVVETEWNGRKVDPFYGGPEYETIATFGSYCGIDDLDAIALANQLCNQYGVDTISCGATIAWAMECFENGVVTEAEIGFPLRFGDAGAMLRLLEMILKREGIGDVLAEGSARAADRLGKGHEFLITVKNQEAPAHMPQAKRSLGLIYAVNPFGADHQSSEHDPMYEEGASELYLRRLALLGLTDPPPPGSLNEEKIRFAYLTQLFYSFLDSAGLCQFVYGPAWTLYGPEETVRMVRAVTGWSDFTLEELLRIGERRLNMLRWFNAREGLDRRADQLPKKFFKALQGTGPTAGVALSREEMERALDRYYEMAGWTREGIPTPEKLRALGLGWLLEA, from the coding sequence ATGGGTTACGGATACGCCGGGCGGATCCTGCATGTGGATCTCAGCGAGGGGCGTTTGTGGGTAGAGACCCCGCCGGAATCTTTCTACCGCACCTATATGGGCGGCAGCGCCATGGGCCTCTACTACATCCTGAGAGAGATGCCGCCGGGCATCGACCCCTTCGATCCCCGCAACGTCCTGACCCTCTTCCTCAGCCCGCTGACCGGCGCGCCTATCTCCGGCCAGTCCCGTCTGATGGCGAACGCCAAGTCTCCCCTCACCGGCGCCATCGGGGATTCCCAGAGCGGGGGGTTCTTCCCCGCCGAGCTGAAATACGCCGGCTTCGACGGCATCGTGATCCGCGGGCGCGCTCCCCGGCCGGTCTACCTCTGGATCCACGATGGGGAGGCCGAGCTGCGCGATGCCTCCCACCTGTGGGGACGGATCACCGGGGAGGCGGAGCGAATGCTCCAGGAGGAGCTGGGCGACGATCAGATCGAGGTGGCGCAGATCGGCCCGGCCGGCGAGCGCCTGGTCCGCTTCGCCGCCATTATGAACATGTCCAACCGGGCCAACGGGCGCACCGGGATGGGCGCGGTGATGGGCTCCAAGAACCTGAAGGCCATCGTCGTCCGGGGCCGTCGCAAGGTGACGGTGGCCGACCCGAAAACGCTGGCGGAGCTGGCCCAGTGGGGCGCCCGCCACATCGAAGACAACCCCGACGTCCAGGGCCTGGCCCTCTATGGGACGGCCAGCGTGGTGGCCTGGCAGCAGATGGCCGGCACCCTCCCGACCTACAACTACAACGCCGGGCAGTTCGAGGGCTTCGAGAAGATCACCGGCGAGCGCATGGCTGAAACCATTCTCAAGGAGCGGGACACCTGCTACGCCTGCGTGGTGCGCTGCAAGCGGGTGGTGGAGACGGAGTGGAACGGCCGGAAGGTGGATCCCTTCTACGGAGGTCCGGAATACGAGACCATCGCCACCTTCGGCTCCTATTGCGGGATCGACGATCTGGACGCCATCGCCCTGGCCAATCAGCTGTGCAACCAGTATGGGGTGGACACCATCTCCTGCGGGGCGACCATCGCCTGGGCCATGGAATGCTTTGAGAACGGCGTCGTCACAGAGGCGGAGATCGGCTTCCCGCTCCGCTTCGGCGACGCAGGGGCCATGCTGCGCCTCCTGGAGATGATCCTGAAGCGGGAGGGGATCGGCGACGTCCTGGCCGAAGGCTCCGCCCGGGCCGCGGACCGGTTGGGGAAGGGCCATGAGTTCCTGATCACGGTGAAGAACCAGGAGGCGCCCGCCCATATGCCGCAGGCCAAGCGCTCCCTCGGGCTGATCTACGCCGTCAATCCCTTCGGCGCCGACCATCAGTCCAGCGAGCACGACCCCATGTATGAAGAGGGAGCCTCCGAGCTTTACCTGCGCCGTCTCGCCCTCCTCGGTCTGACCGATCCCCCGCCTCCCGGCAGCCTGAACGAGGAGAAGATCCGCTTCGCCTACCTGACCCAGCTCTTCTATTCCTTCCTGGATTCCGCCGGGCTCTGCCAGTTCGTCTACGGCCCCGCCTGGACCCTCTACGGCCCCGAGGAAACGGTGCGGATGGTCCGGGCGGTGACCGGGTGGTCGGATTTCACCCTGGAGGAGCTGCTGCGCATCGGGGAGCGCCGGCTGAACATGCTGCGCTGGTTCAACGCCCGGGAAGGCCTGGACCGCCGGGCGGATCAGCTGCCGAAGAAGTTCTTCAAGGCGTTGCAGGGGACCGGGCCGACGGCGGGGGTGGCCCTGAGCCGGGAGGAGATGGAGAGGGCGCTGGATCGTTATTACGAGATGGCCGGCTGGACCCGGGAGGGGATCCCGACACCGGAGAAGCTGCGCGCGCTGGGCCTGGGATGGCTTCTGGAGGCCTGA